CCGGGTGTACTATCTTTACGCCCCCTACCGCGACCAGGGGGACTACCCGGACTTCGACACCAGCGAGCGCGGCAACACCGTGGCGCAGCTCTTCCAGGAGAACCGCTTCTCCGGCATCGACCGCATCGGTGACGCAGACCAGATCACCGCCGCGGTGACCACCCGTTTCCTCGACATCGTCGATGGCCGCGAACCGTTACGCGCGAGCATCGGCCAGGTCTACTACCGGGAGGATCGGCGGGTGACCCTGGACACCGACCCGGACGACCCGGCCCTGACCCGCAGCAGTTCGGACATCTTCGCCGACGCCGAGCTGCGCCTGCCCGGCGGGCTTTCGGTCCGCGGCGAATACCGCTACGACCCGGAGCGGGAAGTGGCTGCAGCCACCAGCCTCGCCGCCGACTGGCAGTACCAGCCCACCCCGGGCGCCCTGGTGAATCTCGGCTACCGGGTCCGCCAGGAAGCCAAGGACGACGAGGACGATGAACCGGTGCTGGAGACCACGCAGGACCTGATCGAGGCCTCGGCGGTGGTGCCCATCGACGCCCGTTGGCGCGGCGTTGGCGGCTGGCAGTACTCGCGGCTGGAACGGACGAACCTGGAAGTGGTCGGAGGAGTGGAGTACCGCCAGTGCTGCTGGGCGGTGCGCGGTGTCGCCCGGCGCTTCCGCCGCGGCGCGGCCCGGGAAGTGGAAAACACCTTCATGCTCGAATTCGAGCTCACCGGCCTGGGCCGACTGGGCCAGGACACGGCATCCTTCCTTGAAGACGTGGTGCCCGACTACGACGAAACGGTATTCTAGACCCCATGAAGATTCGAGCCTTTCTCTGCGCCGCAACCCTGCTCGCCGGGCTGCCGGCCCTGGCCGCCAGTGAGACCCTGGACCGCATCGTGGCCGTCGCCGACCAGGAGGTCGTGCTCGCCTCGGAGCTGGAACAGGAGATCGAGCAGATCCGTGCCCAGTTCTTCCAGCGCGGTCAGCAGCCGCCACCGGCGGACCAGCTGCGCGAGCAGGTTCTCGAGCGCCTGGTGATGCAGCGCTTGCAGATGGGCCATGCGCAGCGCGCCGGCATCCAGGTAGACGACGCCACCCTGGACGCCGCCATGCAGCGCATCGCCGCGCAGAACAACATGACCCTCGCTCAGCTGCGCGACGCCCTCGCCCAGGAGGGGATGGACATGGCCGGTTTCCGTGAGGACCTGCGCGAGCAGATCACCGTCGAGCGACTCCAGCAGGCCGTGGTCCAGCAGGAGGTCGAGGTCTCGCCGCAGGAGATCGACGAGGCCGTCGAGGCGGCGGCGGCTCGGGATAACATGGAGTACCGGGTGGCGCACATCCGCATCGGCACGCCTGAGGGCGCCTCCTCGGATGACCTGCGCGCCGCCGAAGAGCGGGCCGGCGAGATCCGCGCCCGTGCGGTGGACAGCGACAGCGACTTCGCCACCCTGGCCGAGACCTTCTCGGATGCGGCCACCGCCGGCGAAGGCGGCGAGATCGGCTGGCGACTGCCCGGCCAGTTGCCCTCGGCCTTTGCCGACGTCGTCGAAGGCATGGAGCCGGGCGAGGTCAGCGAGCCGGTCCAGGCGGCCGACGGTTTCCATATCGTCAAGCTCATCGACCGGCGCAGTGAAGATGCCCAGATTGTCGAGGAGACCCGCGCCCGCCACATCCTCCTGCGCCCCGGCGACGGCATCGAGGTGGAGGACGTCCGGCAACGGCTGAACAGCTTCCGCGAGCGCATCGACGAGGGCGAGAGCTTGGAGTTCCTCGCCCGGCAGTACTCGCAGGAGCCGGGCGCCGAGGCCAGCGGCGGGGACATCGGCTGGACCCGCAGTGGCCAGCTGGTCGCCTCCTTCCAGGAGCAGCTGGATGAGCTCGAAGTGGGTGAGGTCAGCGAGCCGTTCCGCACCGAATACGGCTGGCACATCGTCCGCGTGGAGGATCGGCGCGAGCGCGACGTCACGGACGATCGCCGCCGCGAGCGCATCGCCCAGCAGATCCACGAGCGCAAGAGCCAGGAGGCCCTGGAGCAGTGGCTGCGGGAGCTGCGCGAGGAGGCCTACGTCGACTACCGCCTGGGGGGGTCGTGAGCGACGGCCGCCCGCGCATCGCGGTCACCTGCGGCGAACCGGCTGGTATCGGCTACGAGCTGGTAGCCGCTGCGGCCATGCGCAGTCACGCCGCGGAGCTGGTCGCCATCGGCGATCCGGCGCTGCTGCGCGAGCGCAGCCGCGTCCTCGACGCCCCCGAGCTGGCCACCCCGGCGTGGTCCCCCGAAACGCCGCGGGCGGCCCACCGTGCCGGTTGCCTGCCCGTGGATCCCGTGCGGTTGGCC
Above is a window of Halorhodospira halophila DNA encoding:
- a CDS encoding peptidylprolyl isomerase, with protein sequence MKIRAFLCAATLLAGLPALAASETLDRIVAVADQEVVLASELEQEIEQIRAQFFQRGQQPPPADQLREQVLERLVMQRLQMGHAQRAGIQVDDATLDAAMQRIAAQNNMTLAQLRDALAQEGMDMAGFREDLREQITVERLQQAVVQQEVEVSPQEIDEAVEAAAARDNMEYRVAHIRIGTPEGASSDDLRAAEERAGEIRARAVDSDSDFATLAETFSDAATAGEGGEIGWRLPGQLPSAFADVVEGMEPGEVSEPVQAADGFHIVKLIDRRSEDAQIVEETRARHILLRPGDGIEVEDVRQRLNSFRERIDEGESLEFLARQYSQEPGAEASGGDIGWTRSGQLVASFQEQLDELEVGEVSEPFRTEYGWHIVRVEDRRERDVTDDRRRERIAQQIHERKSQEALEQWLRELREEAYVDYRLGGS